The following is a genomic window from Sporosarcina jeotgali.
ATTGAGTTTCTTAAACGACTTTTAGATGACTATAGACTAACAGCGATTATTATCATTGGCGGTGATGGTACTGCGGGATCTGTCGTTCAAGTCGCTTCAAATTACGCTATCCCGCTCGCTATTCTTCCCGCAGGTTCCGGAAATGACGCCGCAAGAGCGTTTAACCTTACATATGATCCAAATGTTTTCGTACAAAAACTAATCCACCTTTCTACGCAACAGGTCGATTTACTCAGTGTAAATGGAAAGAAAGGAATCACCATTGCGGCTGCAGGGGTGGATGCAGAGATTGGAGAAGCGGCAAATCACTCCTTTTATAAATCCTTCCTGAATAAATTCGGGATAGGAGGAGTCGCTTATCCAATCGCTGCGATTCATACACTCTGCACCTTTACACCATTTGAAGTCAGGTTGTCCATCGACAACACCCCTCATGCTTGGCACCGCACGTGGCTGATTGCTGCAGGCAATACTCCATCTTACGGGGGTGGATTGCGTGTCTGTCCGGAGGCGTTGCCAAATGACGGTGTGCTGCATATTACCGTGGCACATTCCGCTAGCAGGACATCTTTACTTCTTCGTTTGTTTCCGAAACTGCTTCAAGGTAATCTGATTCACAGCCCTTCCATCAGTTATTTAACAGGTACCGCCATAACGCTGCAAGCCAATCGAAATATTCTTCTTATACTCGATGGTGAACCTATCCATTCGCCACAGTTCACAATTTGTATAGAAGCGGGTGGACTAAAGCTTGTAAACAGCAGCGAATAACTCATATTTTCATAAAGAAAACGCTTTCATATTATTCTCGGACTAAATGTTCTAACTATTTAGACTAAGTTGTTGTATTCTCCCTGCTCCTCATGGTAGTATTGAAAAATGCTAGTGTTGAGGAGGTCGCCCCATTGACAAACGTTCAAGAAGTAGAAAAGAAAAGTTTAGGTATTGAAGATATTTTGATAGCGAATCAGGTGTTAAAAGATATCGTGGCACATACGCCTCTTCAGAAAAACGAGCGGTTGTCAGAAGAATATGGATGTACCGTTTATATAAAACGAGAGGACTTGCAGCATGTTCGATCGTTCAAACTCAGAGGCGCTTATTATAAAATCAAGCGGATTGAATCCGCTGCTTTAGAAAAAGGAATTGTTTGTGCGAGTGCTGGTAATCACGCTCAAGGAGTAGCCTTTGCATGTGCGCAGCTAGGAATTGACGGGAAAATCTTTATGCCCTTAACGACACCTAAGCAAAAGGTGGATCAAGTTAAAATGTTCGGTAAAGGGTTTGTTGAAATCTTATTAACGGGAGATACGTTCGATGATTCCTTTGACAGTGCAATACTTTGTACAGAGGAAGAGGATCGAATATTCATTCATCCTTTTGACGATTTCGACATTATTGCCGGTCAAGCTACGGTGGCTGTGGAAATTATGAATGACATCGAACAGCCGATTGACTATGTATTTTCAAGCATCGGCGGCGGCGGACTTATGTCCGGTATGAGCACATACATTAAGAATTTATCTCCGTTAACGAAGATGATTGGTGTTGAACCTGCTGGAGCAGCGAGCATGAAATCCTCTTTTGATAATGGAAAGCTTACACCGTTAGCCTCGATTGATAAGTTTGTTGACGGCGCTGCAGTAAAGTGCCCTGGCCAGAAGACGTTCGATATTTGTTTTGAACTGGTGGAAGAAATCGTAGCAGTTCCAGAAG
Proteins encoded in this region:
- a CDS encoding diacylglycerol/lipid kinase family protein; translated protein: MFALIVNPSSGRGRATSLFQQVEERLIQHDLAYTTLLSDSKDASIEFLKRLLDDYRLTAIIIIGGDGTAGSVVQVASNYAIPLAILPAGSGNDAARAFNLTYDPNVFVQKLIHLSTQQVDLLSVNGKKGITIAAAGVDAEIGEAANHSFYKSFLNKFGIGGVAYPIAAIHTLCTFTPFEVRLSIDNTPHAWHRTWLIAAGNTPSYGGGLRVCPEALPNDGVLHITVAHSASRTSLLLRLFPKLLQGNLIHSPSISYLTGTAITLQANRNILLILDGEPIHSPQFTICIEAGGLKLVNSSE
- the ilvA gene encoding threonine ammonia-lyase IlvA, producing MTNVQEVEKKSLGIEDILIANQVLKDIVAHTPLQKNERLSEEYGCTVYIKREDLQHVRSFKLRGAYYKIKRIESAALEKGIVCASAGNHAQGVAFACAQLGIDGKIFMPLTTPKQKVDQVKMFGKGFVEILLTGDTFDDSFDSAILCTEEEDRIFIHPFDDFDIIAGQATVAVEIMNDIEQPIDYVFSSIGGGGLMSGMSTYIKNLSPLTKMIGVEPAGAASMKSSFDNGKLTPLASIDKFVDGAAVKCPGQKTFDICFELVEEIVAVPEGKVCTAILELYNKHAIIAEPAGALPIAALDYYKDEIKGKSIVVVISGGNNDIGRMQEIKEKSLIHEGLLYYFIVNFPQRAGALRQFLDNVLGPNDDITTFEYTKKNNKENGPGLVGIELKHPEEYEGLLDRMRSNGFSFTEVNNDSTLFDLLI